From one Paractinoplanes brasiliensis genomic stretch:
- a CDS encoding spore germination protein GerW family protein, with protein MADTTMDVQEALNRIVESAAADRVFGEPIHHGGVVVLPVAKISGGAGGGGGSGPAPEGQEAAGNGGGLGVVAKPLGVFVLSGGTVTWRPAVDVNRIVLGGQLVVVAALLVARTILKSRRRRRP; from the coding sequence ATGGCTGACACGACGATGGACGTGCAAGAGGCTCTCAACCGGATCGTTGAGAGCGCCGCCGCGGATCGGGTCTTCGGGGAGCCGATCCACCACGGCGGGGTGGTGGTGCTGCCAGTGGCGAAGATCAGCGGCGGCGCGGGCGGGGGAGGCGGCAGCGGGCCGGCCCCGGAGGGGCAGGAGGCCGCCGGCAACGGCGGTGGCCTCGGCGTCGTGGCGAAACCGCTCGGCGTCTTCGTGCTGTCGGGCGGAACCGTGACCTGGCGCCCGGCGGTCGACGTGAACCGGATCGTGCTCGGCGGGCAGCTCGTGGTCGTGGCGGCGCTGCTGGTGGCGCGGACGATCCTCAAGTCCCGCCGGCGCCGCAGGCCCTGA
- a CDS encoding antitoxin has translation MGLMDKAKDLADKHDEQVDQGIEKAGDQVDQRTGDKYTSQVDRAQDEGQKRTGAGDTQQ, from the coding sequence ATGGGTCTCATGGACAAGGCCAAGGATCTCGCCGACAAGCACGACGAGCAGGTCGACCAGGGCATCGAGAAGGCGGGCGACCAGGTCGACCAGCGCACCGGCGACAAGTACACGTCGCAGGTCGACCGGGCGCAGGACGAGGGCCAGAAGCGCACCGGAGCCGGCGACACCCAGCAGTGA
- a CDS encoding AraC family transcriptional regulator has protein sequence MEYVSRVPRPPLDGLIDDLYYLRGTPPYARLMLPPMPGALLIVNLGAPFRIGAADYADGCVVTTPTRGFEFGYPPRTRSVGVHFKAWGPAPFLPMPAAELCDRPVTLEQVWGRPAVATLRDRLATANDPYGMLTLLEEELLRRLNATAGLRLVRDLSGVIAATRGAVAIGDLSAAAGVSSTHLTRQFRQVIGVTPKRLARTHRFTAAVFAIDPSAPVDWGELAARAGYFDQAHFGHEFRAFTGLTPTRYVEIRRRFLREHPGHVLDNWSLPAG, from the coding sequence GTGGAGTACGTGTCCCGGGTGCCGCGACCGCCGCTGGACGGGCTGATCGACGACCTCTACTACCTGCGGGGGACACCCCCGTACGCCCGGTTGATGCTGCCGCCGATGCCGGGGGCGCTGCTCATCGTCAACCTGGGGGCGCCGTTCCGCATCGGCGCCGCCGACTACGCCGACGGGTGCGTGGTCACCACGCCCACCCGGGGGTTCGAGTTCGGCTACCCACCCCGTACGCGGTCAGTCGGTGTGCACTTCAAGGCGTGGGGCCCGGCGCCGTTCCTGCCGATGCCCGCTGCCGAGCTGTGCGACCGGCCGGTGACGCTGGAGCAGGTCTGGGGCCGGCCCGCCGTGGCCACCCTGCGCGACCGGCTGGCCACGGCGAACGACCCGTACGGGATGCTGACGCTGCTCGAAGAAGAACTGTTGCGGCGGCTGAACGCGACGGCCGGCCTACGGCTGGTGCGCGACCTGAGCGGCGTGATCGCGGCGACCCGCGGCGCGGTGGCGATCGGCGACCTGAGCGCGGCCGCAGGTGTCAGCAGCACCCACCTGACCCGGCAGTTCAGACAGGTCATCGGTGTCACGCCGAAACGGCTGGCCCGCACTCACCGTTTCACCGCGGCCGTGTTCGCGATCGACCCGTCGGCGCCGGTCGACTGGGGTGAGCTCGCCGCCCGCGCCGGCTACTTCGACCAGGCTCACTTCGGCCACGAGTTCCGGGCGTTCACCGGCCTGACACCGACCCGGTACGTCGAGATCCGCCGGCGTTTCCTGCGGGAACACCCCGGTCACGTGCTGGACAACTGGTCGCTGCCGGCCGGTTGA
- a CDS encoding glycosyltransferase yields the protein MRIVRVANFVNPRSGGLRTALSHLGAGYLAAGHEPVLVVPGPAESDEVTEQGRVITLPGPLMPGMGGYRVLLDRGRLSSALHALRPDRLEVSDRSTLRWLGRWAKRREVPSMMVSHESLDGLLRLFGPGVGRRAGDLLNARTAAEHDQVVCTTRWAASEFARLGVRNLTRVPLGVDLERFTPANQDPAMRTRWCAAGDVLLLHCGRLSPEKRPRRSLEALAALRRSGVPAVLVVAGGGPMRSALQSEAADRGLPVRFLGHLTDQVKLSSLLATVDVAMAPGPIETFGLAALEALASGTPVVVSSESALPEVIGDAGVAAPGEGPAFAEAVRTLLSRPEPVRRSAARAQAELYPWDRSVAGFLAAHRVPTAATFQPFSESMR from the coding sequence ATGAGGATTGTCAGGGTGGCGAACTTCGTGAATCCGCGGTCGGGCGGCCTCCGTACCGCTCTCAGTCATCTGGGCGCCGGCTACCTCGCGGCGGGTCACGAGCCCGTCCTGGTCGTCCCGGGGCCGGCCGAGTCCGACGAGGTGACCGAGCAGGGCCGGGTGATCACGCTGCCCGGCCCGCTGATGCCCGGCATGGGTGGCTATCGCGTGCTGCTGGATCGCGGCCGGCTGAGTTCGGCCTTGCACGCGCTGCGGCCGGACCGTCTCGAGGTCTCCGACCGTTCGACCCTGCGGTGGCTGGGACGCTGGGCGAAACGCCGGGAAGTGCCGTCCATGATGGTCTCGCACGAGAGCCTCGACGGCCTGTTGCGCCTGTTCGGGCCCGGGGTCGGCCGGCGCGCGGGTGACCTGCTCAACGCGCGGACGGCCGCCGAGCACGACCAGGTGGTGTGCACGACGCGGTGGGCGGCCTCGGAATTCGCGCGTCTCGGCGTGCGGAACCTGACGCGGGTGCCGCTGGGAGTGGATCTCGAGCGGTTCACACCGGCGAACCAGGACCCGGCGATGCGGACGCGGTGGTGCGCCGCCGGCGATGTCCTGCTCCTGCACTGCGGCCGGCTCTCACCCGAGAAGAGGCCGCGCCGCTCGCTCGAGGCACTGGCCGCGCTGCGCCGATCCGGCGTGCCCGCCGTCCTCGTCGTGGCGGGTGGTGGACCGATGCGATCCGCCCTGCAGTCCGAGGCTGCCGATCGGGGCCTGCCCGTGCGCTTCCTCGGACACCTCACCGACCAGGTGAAATTGTCGTCGCTGCTGGCCACGGTGGACGTGGCGATGGCCCCCGGGCCGATCGAGACGTTCGGCCTGGCCGCTCTCGAGGCACTGGCGAGCGGCACCCCGGTGGTGGTCAGCTCCGAGAGCGCCCTGCCCGAGGTGATCGGTGACGCCGGCGTGGCAGCCCCCGGTGAGGGGCCCGCGTTCGCCGAAGCCGTTCGCACGTTGCTGTCCCGTCCCGAGCCCGTACGCCGGTCCGCGGCCCGCGCGCAGGCGGAGCTCTACCCGTGGGACAGGTCGGTAGCCGGTTTCCTGGCCGCGCACCGGGTGCCGACGGCGGCGACGTTTCAACCGTTTTCCGAGTCAATGAGGTAG
- a CDS encoding glycosyltransferase family 4 protein, translated as MRVALVTESFLPDVNGVANSVARTAEHLLRRGHQPMVIAPQPPPATRDTPVSLPYPVVRVASLPMPGYPQIRLGLPTPTLTGTLRASGVDLVHLASPFVLGAWGMLAARTLRLPTVAVYQTDVAAYARAYKVGMTEGAAWKWIKTVHNLATRTLAPSSESAAALDLHGVERVHLWRRGVDDELFHPGRRSPEVRRDLAPDGEVVVGFVGRLAVEKQIDLLADVSRLPGVRLVIVGDGPAGTQLRKALPAATFLGVRRGAELAQLYASFDIFAHTGPYETFGQAVQEAMASGLPVVAPNAGGPVDLVGHNRTGLLVPPFESEGFTSAVRELVAEPSKRAAFGAAGRRAIEGRTWFAVGEELLGHYGEARSLGYVERGAVAA; from the coding sequence ATGCGAGTCGCTCTGGTCACGGAGTCGTTCCTGCCCGACGTGAACGGCGTCGCCAACTCGGTGGCGCGTACAGCCGAACATCTGCTGCGCCGTGGACACCAGCCGATGGTGATCGCACCTCAGCCACCTCCGGCGACGCGCGACACCCCCGTTTCCTTGCCGTACCCGGTGGTCCGCGTCGCTTCCCTGCCCATGCCCGGTTACCCGCAGATCCGGCTGGGTCTGCCCACCCCCACCCTTACCGGCACCCTCCGCGCGTCCGGCGTCGACCTGGTGCATCTGGCCAGCCCTTTCGTGCTCGGGGCGTGGGGGATGCTGGCCGCTCGCACGTTGCGCCTGCCCACCGTCGCGGTCTATCAGACTGACGTCGCGGCGTACGCCCGTGCCTACAAGGTCGGCATGACCGAAGGCGCGGCCTGGAAGTGGATCAAGACCGTCCACAACCTGGCCACGCGCACCCTGGCACCGTCCTCGGAGTCGGCAGCCGCCCTCGACCTGCACGGTGTCGAGCGGGTTCACCTCTGGCGGCGCGGCGTCGACGACGAACTGTTCCACCCGGGTCGCCGCAGCCCCGAGGTGCGGCGTGACCTGGCCCCGGACGGTGAAGTGGTGGTCGGCTTCGTCGGCCGGCTCGCCGTCGAGAAGCAGATCGACCTGCTGGCCGACGTGAGCCGGCTGCCCGGCGTACGGCTGGTGATCGTGGGAGACGGCCCGGCGGGGACGCAGCTGCGCAAGGCGCTTCCGGCCGCGACGTTTCTGGGTGTGCGCCGCGGGGCGGAGCTTGCCCAGCTCTACGCGAGTTTCGACATCTTCGCGCACACCGGACCCTACGAGACGTTCGGTCAGGCGGTGCAGGAGGCCATGGCGAGCGGGTTGCCGGTGGTCGCACCGAACGCGGGCGGCCCGGTCGACCTGGTCGGCCACAACCGCACCGGCTTGCTGGTGCCGCCGTTCGAGTCCGAGGGCTTCACGTCGGCCGTGCGGGAACTGGTGGCCGAACCGTCGAAGCGCGCGGCGTTCGGGGCCGCCGGCCGCCGAGCGATCGAGGGCCGCACCTGGTTCGCCGTGGGAGAGGAACTGCTCGGCCACTACGGTGAGGCGCGCAGTCTGGGTTACGTCGAGCGCGGGGCGGTTGCCGCATGA